The Amycolatopsis japonica nucleotide sequence GTACTCGGAGGTGAACGGGGCCGACGGCGCGAGCACCGCCGCGCACGCCTGATGCGAGAACACGGACCAGAACCCGCTGGGCGAGCTGCCCGGGCCGCTCCACACCATCGCGTCTTCCGCCGCGTACTCGCGCCACCGGTCGTGCCGGGCCAAGGTCGTGTACAGGTCGGGATCGCCGAGGTCGACGGCTGTCGTCGTCTGCATGAATGGTCTCCAGGTCAGGTGTGTGCGCCGTCGAGCACCTTGGCGAGTCGAGCCACTGTCGGGGCGTCGAAGAACGCCTGCACCCTCAGCCGGATCTTCAAGCGTTCGCGGACCCGGCTCACGAGGCGAGTCGCGAGCAGCGAATGGCCGCCGATCTCGAAGAAGCTGTCCTCCACCCCGACGGTGCTGACGCCGAGGACTTCGGCGAACAGCTCGGCGAGGATGATCTCCGTGGGGGTGAGCGGTGCCCGTCCGGCCGCGCGTCCGGCGTGTTCCTCTTCGGGAGTGGGCAGGGCGACCCGGTCGATCTTGCCGTTGGGCGAGACCGGCAGGCTCGGCAGACCGACGACCACGTCGGGCACCAGATATCCGGGCAGCTGTTCACGAAGCGGCGTCAGGAGTTTTTCGGTGGGCACGCGTTCGCCACCGGCGCCGACCACATAGGCGACGAGCCTGTTCTCGTGCTCGGTCACCACCGCCTGGGCCACGCCGTCCACCGCCAGCAAGGCGGCTTCGACCTCGCCCGGTTCGATCCGGTGGCCGCGCACCTTCAGCTGGTCGTCGACCCGGCCGACGAAGACGTACTGACCGTCCGGACGCGTCCGCACCCGGTCACCCGTGCGGTACATGCGCCCGCCCGGGCCACCGAAGGGATCCGGCAGGAACCGTTCCGCGGTCGCGGCCGCTCTTCGGAGGTAGCCGCGGGCGAGACCGGGCCCCACCGCGTACAGCTCGCCGACGTCGCCGTCCTCGACGGGGCGCAGCCGGTCGTCCAGGACATAGGTACGGACACCGGTGATCGGCCTGCCGATCGGCGGCGTCTCCTCCCCGGTCAACGGCTCGCTCGCGGTGACCGCCACCGTGGTCTCGGTCGGACCGTAGGCGTTGATCATCACGCGGTCCACGGCCCAGCGTTTCGCGACCGGGGCCGGGCACGCCTCGCCGGCGACCAGCAGCGTCAGCCCGGCGGGGAGGCCGCCCGCCTCCTCCAGCGGCGCCAGCGCCGACGGCGGCAACGTGACATGGGTGATCCGCTGGTCGCGCACCAGCCGGGAGAGGGGCTCACCGGGTACCAGATCCGGCGCGGAAGCCAGGACGAGACACCCACCCGCCTGCCAGATCGGCCAGAATTCGGCGACCGCGGCGTCGAAGCTGGGCGAGGCGAAGGCCAGCAACCTGCTGCCGGGCCCCAGTTCCTGACGGCGCACGTAGTCGTCGGCCAGGTTCGGGATCCCGCGATGCGTGACCAGCACGCCTTTCGGCCGCCCTGTCGAGCCCGAGGTGTAGATGACGTACGCGGGATGGCCGGGACGCAACGGACCGATCCGGTCTTCGTCGCCCAGGTTCGGCTCTTCCCGGCCAGGCTCCCGCGCCACGCTCAGGATGACGGGGGCACCGGCCACGTCCTGCCCCGGCAGGCACAAGAGGCAGTGCGCCGCCGCGTCGTCCAGCATCTGCCGCTTGCGTTCCTCCGGATAGTCCGGATCGACCGGCACGTACGCCGCGCCTGCCTTGTGCACGGCCAGAATCGCGATGACGAACTCGATCGACCTCGGCATCGCCAGCGCGACGAGCCGCTCCGGGCCGACTCCGTGCGCGACGAGCCGCCGGGCGAGCCGGTTGGCCTCGCCGTTCAGCTCGGCGTAGGTGAGGGTGGTGCTGTCCATCGCCACCGCAGGCCGATCCGGCAGCACGGCTGCGGTCGCCTCGAACAGGGCGGGGGTCGTGGCCGCCGAAAGGACGGTCATACGGTCTCTCCCAGTGTCTCGGACGATTCGGTGCGGAGGAACCGGATCAGCTCGCGGTTCACCGCTTCCGGGTTCTCCAGGTAGCCGAAATGCCCGCACTCGGGAATCGTGCGGTAGGTCGCGCCGGGGATCGCGGAAGCCAGCTCCAGCCCGGCCGCCGGTGGCGCCACGAGGTCGTGCTCGAACGAGACGACGTGACAGGGCACCTTGATCTCCTGGTAGAAAGCGAGGCGATCCGGCAACGCGCTCAGCAGCAGCTGCGACCGGACACCCGGGCCCCAGGATCCCGCCGCCGCGAACAGATCGAGCCAGTCTCCGGTGAGGTCGTCGTCGGCGAGCGTCGCGGGCCCCAGGTTGTGCATGGCGCGGACCGCGGCGAGGAAACCCGGCGGCAGCTCGATGCCCTGCTCGATCAGCTTCGCCTCACCCTCGGCGAGCTCGCGCTGGACGAGACTGCTCTTGCCGCAGGCGGCCATCAGCACGACCGATTCCAGCAGTTCCGGATGGGCGAGCGCGACCTCTTGCGCGATATAGGAACCCATCGACGTGCCGACGATCCGGCACGGCACCGCGTCCAGATAGTCGATCAGGGCGGCCACATCCGCGACGAGGTCATCGATGGTGAATCCGTCCGCGCCGTCGTCGCTCGGCGGGATCCCGCGATTGTCCATCGTGATCACCCGGAAACCGGCGGCGCGGAGCGCGGGCACCTGATGCAGGTCCCACACCGAACTCGGCGCACCGGTGCCGGTCAGCAGAAGGACCGGCGGACCGTCGCCACAATCGTTGTAGGACAACCGGATCCCGTTCTCGGTTGTCATCAGCATGATGCTCCTTGAGGGAAAAGGGCTGCTGCGCCAAGACGTGGCGCGGATCCGACCGTACCTTCGAAAGATCCGGTGTCAAAGAGCATCGGCAATGGACAATTCCCGGAAAAGGGGCGTCCACCGTCTCTTCTTGACACTCCGACGGACTGTGGAAATCCTAGTATTCATGGATTCAAACGGTCTGTCCACTCACTTGAACGTGGAAACGCTGCACGGATCGCTCACCGATCCGGCCATCTCGTCGATGAACCTGCTGAACGAACTGATCGACGAATACCCTGTGGCCATTTCCATGGCGGCAGGCCGGCCGTATGAAGAGTTCTTCGACATACGGCTCATTCACACCTACCTCGACGCCTATTGCGACCATCTCCGGCGCGACCGGAAAATGGACGAGGCCGTGGTGACCCGCACGCTCTTCCAATACGGCACCACCAAGGGCGTCATCGCCGATCTCATCGCCAAGAACCTCGCCGAAGACGAGAACATCGACGCCGCCCCGGAATCCGTCGTCGTCACGGTGGGCGCGCAGGAGGCGATGTTCCTGGTCCTGCGCACACTGCGGGCGGGCGAGCGCGACGTGCTGCTCGCCCCCGCCCCCACCTACGTCGGACTGACCGGGGCGGC carries:
- a CDS encoding amino acid adenylation domain-containing protein; this encodes MTVLSAATTPALFEATAAVLPDRPAVAMDSTTLTYAELNGEANRLARRLVAHGVGPERLVALAMPRSIEFVIAILAVHKAGAAYVPVDPDYPEERKRQMLDDAAAHCLLCLPGQDVAGAPVILSVAREPGREEPNLGDEDRIGPLRPGHPAYVIYTSGSTGRPKGVLVTHRGIPNLADDYVRRQELGPGSRLLAFASPSFDAAVAEFWPIWQAGGCLVLASAPDLVPGEPLSRLVRDQRITHVTLPPSALAPLEEAGGLPAGLTLLVAGEACPAPVAKRWAVDRVMINAYGPTETTVAVTASEPLTGEETPPIGRPITGVRTYVLDDRLRPVEDGDVGELYAVGPGLARGYLRRAAATAERFLPDPFGGPGGRMYRTGDRVRTRPDGQYVFVGRVDDQLKVRGHRIEPGEVEAALLAVDGVAQAVVTEHENRLVAYVVGAGGERVPTEKLLTPLREQLPGYLVPDVVVGLPSLPVSPNGKIDRVALPTPEEEHAGRAAGRAPLTPTEIILAELFAEVLGVSTVGVEDSFFEIGGHSLLATRLVSRVRERLKIRLRVQAFFDAPTVARLAKVLDGAHT
- a CDS encoding alpha/beta fold hydrolase; the protein is MLMTTENGIRLSYNDCGDGPPVLLLTGTGAPSSVWDLHQVPALRAAGFRVITMDNRGIPPSDDGADGFTIDDLVADVAALIDYLDAVPCRIVGTSMGSYIAQEVALAHPELLESVVLMAACGKSSLVQRELAEGEAKLIEQGIELPPGFLAAVRAMHNLGPATLADDDLTGDWLDLFAAAGSWGPGVRSQLLLSALPDRLAFYQEIKVPCHVVSFEHDLVAPPAAGLELASAIPGATYRTIPECGHFGYLENPEAVNRELIRFLRTESSETLGETV